From one Catenuloplanes nepalensis genomic stretch:
- a CDS encoding ferric reductase-like transmembrane domain-containing protein: MWFAARGSGMVAVLLMTATILLGILGPLRVGSASWPRFALAGLHRNISLLTLALLLVHVVTVAVDDYVPITFADAVIPFVSQYQPFWLGLGAISFDILLALIVTSLLRPRINLRLWKGIHWLAYLSWPIALAHGIGAGTDATSPIGLVTAGVSIGSVLVAVTIRIIKRDRPPVDSAPPKPAPATKPVAAARPAPEPVRLPGEFSTRTR; encoded by the coding sequence ATGTGGTTCGCCGCCCGGGGAAGCGGCATGGTGGCGGTGCTGCTGATGACCGCCACCATCCTGCTCGGCATCCTCGGCCCGCTGCGCGTCGGCTCCGCGAGCTGGCCCCGGTTCGCGCTGGCCGGGCTGCACCGCAACATCTCACTGCTCACGCTCGCGCTGCTGCTGGTGCACGTGGTGACGGTGGCGGTGGACGACTACGTGCCGATCACGTTCGCGGACGCGGTGATCCCCTTCGTGTCGCAGTACCAGCCGTTCTGGCTCGGGCTCGGCGCGATCTCGTTCGACATCCTGCTGGCGCTGATCGTCACCAGCCTGCTGCGACCCCGGATCAACCTGCGGCTGTGGAAGGGCATCCACTGGCTGGCCTACCTGAGCTGGCCGATCGCGTTGGCCCACGGCATCGGCGCCGGCACCGACGCGACCAGCCCGATCGGCCTGGTCACCGCGGGGGTCAGCATCGGCTCCGTGCTGGTCGCGGTGACGATCCGGATCATAAAGCGGGACCGGCCGCCGGTCGACTCCGCACCGCCGAAGCCGGCCCCCGCGACGAAGCCGGTGGCCGCGGCCCGCCCGGCACCGGAGCCGGTGCGCCTGCCCGGGGAGTTCTCCACCCGTACCCGCTGA
- a CDS encoding ferredoxin, with protein MAKNPQAEAGQYLRVNPITCVARGMCAELLPEQVKLDEWGYPILKGDPIPPQLVTHARRAIAECPTLALRADPTPRG; from the coding sequence GTGGCGAAGAACCCGCAGGCCGAGGCCGGGCAATATCTGCGCGTCAACCCGATCACCTGCGTGGCCCGGGGCATGTGCGCGGAGCTGCTGCCCGAGCAGGTGAAGCTGGACGAGTGGGGCTACCCGATCCTGAAGGGCGACCCGATCCCACCGCAGCTGGTCACGCACGCCCGCCGCGCGATCGCCGAGTGCCCCACACTGGCGCTGCGCGCGGACCCGACACCCAGGGGTTAG
- a CDS encoding ABC transporter ATP-binding protein: MSEPTVIVENLDVVYQVRGRAGAGSPIAALGRMVFRRALPPKRSVHAVKNVSFTAYEGQAIGLIGTNGSGKSTLLRTIAGLQPAHRGRVLTRGQPSFLGVNAALMRDLTGERNVVLGCLAMGMSPAETRAKYQEIVDFSGINEKGDFISLPMRTYSSGMAARLRFAIAAAKTHDVLIIDEALTTGDARFQKRSEDRVRELRRQAGTVFLVSHANRSIRDTCERTIWLESGEIRMDGPTDEVVDAYEAYTKKR; this comes from the coding sequence GTGAGTGAGCCCACCGTGATCGTCGAGAACCTCGACGTGGTCTACCAGGTCCGCGGGCGGGCCGGCGCCGGCAGCCCGATCGCCGCGCTCGGCCGGATGGTGTTCCGTCGCGCCCTGCCCCCCAAGCGTTCGGTGCACGCGGTCAAGAACGTGTCGTTCACCGCGTACGAGGGGCAGGCCATCGGTCTGATCGGCACGAACGGCTCCGGCAAGTCCACGCTGCTGCGCACGATCGCCGGCCTGCAACCCGCCCACCGCGGGCGCGTGCTGACCCGGGGCCAGCCGTCGTTCCTCGGCGTGAACGCCGCGCTGATGCGCGACCTGACCGGCGAGCGGAACGTGGTGCTCGGCTGCCTGGCGATGGGCATGAGCCCGGCGGAGACCCGGGCGAAGTATCAGGAGATCGTGGATTTCTCCGGCATCAACGAGAAGGGCGACTTCATCTCGCTGCCGATGCGCACCTACTCCTCGGGCATGGCCGCCCGGCTGCGCTTCGCCATCGCGGCCGCCAAGACCCACGACGTCCTGATCATCGACGAGGCCCTGACCACCGGCGACGCCCGCTTCCAGAAACGCAGCGAGGACCGCGTCCGCGAACTGCGCCGTCAGGCCGGCACCGTCTTCCTGGTCAGCCACGCCAACCGGTCCATCCGCGACACCTGCGAACGCACCATCTGGCTCGAATCCGGGGAAATCCGCATGGACGGCCCGACCGACGAGGTCGTCGATGCCTATGAGGCGTACACCAAAAAGCGATAA
- a CDS encoding NADH-ubiquinone oxidoreductase-F iron-sulfur binding region domain-containing protein, giving the protein MAERPQQRRDTRPAPRLLRAAGTLEEHRAAYGDLPLRTFAGEIGQRRLIDAVRRAGLRGRGGGGYPTGKKLAAVAEAGRTPVVVANGCESEPASSKDRALLTYAPHLVLDGAVLAAHAVGADRVVLCVERGAGLADRLEREIARRRTDPVRWEVARLPRRYVASESSALVKYINTGDARPTFAPPRTAERGVAGRPTLVDNVETLAHLALIALRGAEWFRTVGTDTDPGSTLVTVGGAVRRPGVYEIAPGTRLGAVLDLAGGPAETLSAALVGGYFGTWVTLPGNELLPLSHDPAGTLGVTIGAGAIVALPAGSCGLVETARVARYLAEESAGQCGPCVFGLPAIADDMEAVAYGRCSPAVRQRLTRRLAVVNGRGACSHPDGATRLVNSALAAFAEDLQTHLGGATCRGAAADPLLPLPAARDRDGSWR; this is encoded by the coding sequence ATGGCGGAGCGACCGCAGCAGCGGCGCGACACCCGGCCCGCACCCCGGCTCCTGCGTGCTGCCGGAACGCTGGAGGAGCACCGCGCCGCCTACGGCGACCTGCCGCTGCGCACGTTCGCGGGGGAGATCGGGCAGCGCCGGCTGATCGACGCGGTACGCCGTGCCGGACTGCGCGGCCGGGGTGGCGGCGGATACCCGACCGGGAAGAAGCTGGCCGCGGTGGCCGAGGCGGGCCGGACGCCGGTGGTGGTCGCGAACGGCTGCGAGTCGGAGCCGGCCAGCAGCAAGGACCGCGCGCTGCTCACCTACGCGCCGCACCTGGTGCTGGACGGCGCGGTGCTGGCCGCGCACGCGGTCGGAGCGGACCGGGTGGTGCTCTGCGTGGAGCGCGGCGCCGGGCTGGCCGACCGGCTGGAGCGCGAGATCGCCCGCCGGCGCACCGACCCGGTCCGCTGGGAGGTCGCGCGGCTGCCCCGGCGGTACGTCGCCAGCGAGTCGTCCGCGCTGGTCAAGTACATCAACACCGGCGACGCGCGGCCCACGTTCGCGCCGCCGCGCACGGCCGAGCGCGGCGTGGCCGGCCGGCCCACGCTGGTCGACAACGTGGAGACGCTCGCCCACCTGGCGCTGATCGCGCTGCGCGGCGCGGAGTGGTTCCGCACGGTGGGCACCGACACCGACCCCGGCTCGACGCTGGTCACGGTCGGCGGCGCGGTACGCCGGCCGGGCGTCTACGAGATCGCGCCCGGCACCCGGCTCGGCGCGGTGCTGGACCTGGCCGGCGGTCCGGCCGAGACGCTGAGCGCGGCGCTGGTCGGCGGCTACTTCGGCACCTGGGTCACGCTGCCCGGCAACGAACTGCTGCCGCTGTCGCACGACCCGGCCGGCACGCTCGGCGTGACCATCGGCGCGGGCGCGATCGTGGCGCTCCCGGCCGGCAGCTGCGGGCTGGTGGAGACCGCGCGGGTGGCCCGCTATCTGGCGGAGGAATCGGCCGGGCAGTGCGGGCCGTGCGTGTTCGGGCTGCCGGCGATCGCGGACGACATGGAGGCGGTCGCGTACGGCCGGTGCTCTCCCGCGGTGCGGCAGCGGCTCACCCGGCGGCTCGCGGTGGTCAACGGGCGCGGCGCGTGCAGCCACCCGGACGGCGCGACCCGGCTGGTCAACAGCGCGCTCGCCGCGTTCGCCGAGGACCTGCAGACCCACCTGGGCGGCGCGACGTGCCGGGGTGCGGCCGCGGACCCGCTGCTGCCGCTGCCGGCCGCCCGCGACCGGGACGGATCCTGGAGGTAG